The Fusarium oxysporum Fo47 chromosome II, complete sequence genome includes a region encoding these proteins:
- a CDS encoding cytochrome P450 produces the protein MTFNLTHLLVYLGLLVGGLALYGFGIVVYRVFFHPLAKYPGPFLAKITDGYQLYHAWKGDRQLEFWRMHQKYGPVVRFGPNSLCFNSNKALKEIYGFRTNVRKAEFYNAFVHPTANTHNTRDKDVHARKRRVMSQAFSESAMKEMQRYILGNVRTFCEQIGMLEGSGEETKGWTKPRKMSDWCNYLAMDILGDLCFGKAFHMLESPTNRFALELVEAATTRHLLCGTMPIVNKLNLDKILFPGLAAGRARYMGYSKGQLAERTKLGEETDRRDFFYYLLKARDPETGQGFSTPELWSESNLLIIAGSDTTSTAMAATLFYLVRCPRALERVTEEIRSKFNDVEEICQGATLASCTYLRACIDEAMRLSPSVGGILPREVLSGGITVEGRAIPEGTVIGVPHYTIHHNESYYPSPYEYVPERWLVGALNPLTGEKTTEDEVALAASAFCPFSIGPRGCIGKGLAYVEMTNTLARTMYLYDMRKAIGIVDPAEGNPKNEWGRHRPGEMQLVDTFTSAKNGPMIEFRKAAHINA, from the exons ATGACGTTCAACTTGACACATCTGCTGGTTTACTTGGGGTTGTTGGTAGGAGGACTAGCTCTCTAT GGCTTCGGCATTGTTGTTTACCGAGTCTTCTTTCACCCTCTAGCCAAATACCCAGGCCCATTCCTCGCCAAGATCACAGATGGATACCAGCTCTACCACGCCTGGAAGGGCGACAGGCAGCTCGAGTTCTGGCGCATGCACCAAAAATACGGCCCAGTTGTCCGCTTCGGCCCCAACTCGCTTTgcttcaactccaacaaGGCCCTCAAGGAGATCTACGGCTTCCGCACAAACGTCCGCAAGGCTGAATTCTACAATGCCTTTGTTCACCCTACCGCCAACACGCACAACACGCGCGACAAGGACGTCCATGCCCGCAAGCGCCGTGTCATGTCTCAGGCCTTCTCCGAGAGTGCTATGAAGGAGATGCAGCGATACATCTTGGGTAACGTCCGTACTTTCTGCGAGCAGATTGGTATGCTGGAGGGCTCTGGAGAAGAGACCAAGGGCTGGACCAAGCCCCGGAAGATGAGCGACTGGTGCAATTACCTTGCCATGGATATTCTTGGTGATTTGTGCTTCGGCAAGGCTTTCCATATGCTTGAGAGCCCGACTAACCGCTTTGCCCTggagcttgttgaagctgctACAACCCGCCACCTTCTC TGTGGAACCATGCCCATCGTGAACAAACTCAACCTGGATAAGATCCTCTTCCCTGGACTCGCTGCTGGTCGTGCTCGCTACATGGGCTACAGCAAGGGCCAACTTGCAGAGCGCACCAAGCTTGGCGAGGAGACAGATCGCCGCGATTTCTTCTATTATCTTCTTAAGGCCCGCGATCCCGAGACTGGCCAGGGCTTCAGTACTCCTGAGCTCTGGTCCGAGTCCAACCTGCT TATCATTGCTGGATCTGACACCACATCGACCGCGATGGCTGCCACTCTCTTCTACCTTGTCCGATGCCCTCGCGCTCTCGAGCGAGTCACCGAAGAAATCCGAAGCAAGTTCAACGATGTCGAGGAGATCTGCCAAGGCGCTACTCTCGCATCTTGCACCTACCTCCGAGCCTGTATCGATGAAGCCATGCGTCTCTCTCCATCTGTCGGTGGTATTCTTCCCCGTGAGGTTCTCTCCGGCGGTATCACCGTTGAAGGCCGTGCCATTCCCGAGGGCACCGTTATCGGCGTCCCCCATTATACCATCCACCACAACGAGTCCTACTACCCTTCACCATATGAGTACGTTCCTGAGCGATGGCTCGTTGGCGCTCTTAACCCCCTCACTGGCGAGAAAACAACCGAGGATGAGGTTGCTCTGGCTGCCAGTGCATTCTGCCCCTTTAGCATTGGGCCCCGTGGCTGTATCGGCAAGGGTCTCGCCTATGTTGAGATGACAAACACACTTGCCCGCACTATGTATCTTTATGATATGCGCAAGGCTATTGGTATCGTGGATCCTGCTGAGGGCAACCCCAAGAATGAATGGGGTCGACACCGACCAGGCGAGATGCAATTGGTTGATACATTTACGAGTGCTAAGAACGGACCTATGATTGAGTTCCGTAAGGCTGCGCATATCAACGCGTGA
- a CDS encoding snoRNA-binding rRNA-processing protein UTP6, producing the protein MAGVADKARFYLERAVPQLREWEEKEIFSKDEIRTIVQKRNDYEHRVLSPGNKPSDWSSYAQWEQSLESLRSKRCKRLKIRHLQSAHAGQGRTLAIYERGVNRHPGSSALWREYLSYTSSVKASKRWRKTMTNALRMMPTDPELWAMAGRRSAKNGDMAAARGFFMRGCRFCTTNEKLWVEYARTEMEWLEKVDKRKAVAKPGQDVLRPDREEDGDELRLVDSDDDEDDDDLPEPSNAQAKVIDKQTAQHLKSNPAMDGAIPMAIFDISKKQAFFSVNTAEAFFDLFVSFTHVPAQPRISQHVLDALDQEYPNHPATCNVHIRQPIMGVNPQTAEFPKNLREVLSRLNRYLEATTDRTELQKKTVAWIDGYLALDVLDEGIRAVLEHTKKKMESI; encoded by the exons ATGGCTGGCGTCGCTGATAAGGCGAGATTCTATCTCGAACGCGCTGTACCGCAGCTGCGAGAAtgggaggagaaagaaatatTTTCAAAG GATGAGATTCGCACAATCGTCCAAAAGCGCAACGATTACGAGCACAGAGTTCTCTCACCTGGGAATAAGCCATCGGATTGGTCTTCGTACGCGCAATGGGAGCAGTCCCTTGAGTCCCTCCGCAGCAAACGCTGCAAGCGTCTCAAAATCCGACACCTCCAGTCTGCCCATGCTGGCCAGGGCCGTACGCTTGCGATTTACGAGCGAGGTGTCAATCGACATCCAGGAAGCAGTGCGCTGTGGAGGGAATATCTTTCATATACGTCCAGCGTCAAAGCATCCAAGCGCTGGCGCAAAACCATGACCAATGCTCTACGCATGATGCCTACAGACCCTGAGCTGTGGGCAATGGCAGGTCGAAGGTCAGCGAAGAATGGCGACATGGCTGCCGCGCGTGGGTTTTTCATGCGAGGTTGCCGCTTCTGCACGACGAATGAAAAACTCTGGGTTGAATATGCGCGAACGGAGATGGAATGGCTTGAAAAGGTTGATAAGCGCAAGGCGGTCGCAAAGCCCGGCCAGGATGTTCTCCGGCCTGATCGTGAGGAGGATGGCGACGAGCTGCGACTTGTGgatagtgatgatgatgaggacgacgatgatctTCCCGAGCCATCCAACGCCCAGGCCAAGGTTATTGACAAGCAGACGGCTCAGCATTTGAAATCAAACCCTGCCATGGATGGCGCTATCCCTATGGCTATCTTCGATATCTCAAAGAAGCAGGCCTTCTTCAGCGTCAACACTGCAGAGGCATTCTTTGACCTCTTCGTGTCTTTCACACATGTCCCTGCTCAGCCTAGGATATCACAGCATGTTCTGGATGCTCTTGATCAGGAGTATCCCAACCACCCAGCCACATGCAACGTCCACATTCGCCAACCTATTATGGGCGTGAACCCACAGACAGCAGAGTTTCCCAAGAACCTCAGAGAGGTACTGTCACGCTTGAACCGGTACCTGGAAGCCACAACAGATCGCACGGAATTACAGAAGAAGACCGTCGCATGGATAGATGGGTATCTTGCGCTGGATGTTTTGGATGAGGGTATTCGGGCAGTTTTGGAACATACCAAAAAGAAGATGGAGTCCATTTAA
- a CDS encoding Frag1/DRAM/Sfk1 family-domain-containing protein — protein sequence MASKYKDKDTGVVLSFNGSLVSWAHTAVAYTAFFSALVIGVYLHYHKIVQNEFYGYPQEWFPSVSATIGDRYPERSFFMIFIAITSGPRFALVGLWYLLTRKPGQKLPTFVAVMGLLRTLTCGGWTYITSTDDHDWHDILMISYIVATLPWTTGCIALSPANSQAIKYRKYLASAFFGTLVPLIYFFIQHKVHRVAGAYTTYAFFEWSLIILDVAFDAVTALDFSTFAIEVRDIKGASKGENLSSIPSAVLEKEKEKATGGVFAVRFSWPEALDIAAEVYHGYVFWTILTSLGLVVWYFPLWYMGISGYEVLVMTTISPFILASRSARSLVVNNLRAVHLLSLAGIAAYLVEEPSYRLFTVGFGVFMSCLGWAGTLFAESVHEGRLESKIMGWMIGLILSSTAKFAWWTNNPIWPIMHAANGGWNNTGLVLGVLAALRFTRRAPLAAGLAPRPAKSSSSFLSSLGLAGLFFGLHSLLSDTSTMILWGWEGYPIRGPYFSTHGWLTVLAMSLGLFGGVWQPRLASSWGVYIIGTVGAMFLTFFSHWSGYYGALTLATYLMAYSVPILTHAAKTNPATTFGNGFLIYNFLVLFHVWVVAYAFVPGGQLVREHTDWIMYTMMTCIGAGVYGINASGHQRQPSKRSVPTQQRKYFGVATILINVFFLISAFQRFPSNNYQPYHADDRILTAGIWTIHFSFDNDMWASEYRMRDLIKELEIDVIGLLESDNQRIIMGNRDATQFLAEDLGMYVDYGPGPNKHTWGAALLSKFPILNSTHHLLPSPVGELAPAIHATLDVYGQLVDVFVFHSGQEEDPEDRRLQSLYLADLMGSTPRPAFLLSYLVTKPKEGNYNTYVSEKSGMKDVDPSDWDRWCEYILFKRLKRVGYARVSRSSITDTELQVAKFKIPESKEEIEKLDAQPDKERNRRVKEEEVPEGWRFPAMFRGDGVREHRYHVFNEPRYFN from the exons ATGGCTTCAAAATACAAGGACAAAGATACAGGCGTTGTCCTAAGCTTCAATGGAAGTTTGGTCAGTTGGGCGCATACTGCTGTCGCGTATA CTGCTTTCTTTAGTGCATTGGTTATTGGTGTTTACCTACACTATCACAAGATCGTACAGAATGAGTTCTACGGTTATCCGCAAGAATGGTTCCCCTCAGTCTCAGCGACGATTGGCGATCGGTACCCCGAGCGATCGTTCTTCATGATTTTCATTGCCATCACATCCG GTCCTCGGTTTGCCCTTGTCGGTTTATGGTATCTCCTCACGCGAAAGCCCGGCCAGAAGCTGCCTACGTTCGTTGCTGTTATGGGCCTACTTCGAACTCTAACCTGTGGCGGCTGGACATACATTACATCTACAGACGATCACGATTGGCATGATATTCTCATGATTTCCTACATTGTTGCGACGCTTCCGTGGACGACTGGCTGTATCGCACTCAGCCCCGCCAATTCTCAGGCCATCAAATATCGCAAATACTTGGCATCTGCCTTTTTCGGCACTCTTGTGCCACTGATCTACTTCTTCATTCAGCACAAGGTGCATCGTGTCGCTGGAG CTTACACGACTTACGCCTTCTTCGAGTGGTCTTTGATCATCCTTGATGTGGCCTTCGACGCCGTGACGGCTCTCGATTTCAGTACCTTCGCTATTGAGGTTAGAGATATCAAGGGTGCGAGCAAGGG TGAGAACCTGTCGTCTATCCCATCCGCCGTCCTGGAAAAGGA AAAGGAAAAGGCAACAGGCGGTGTTTTTGCTGTTCGCTTCAGTTGGCCCGAGGCACTTGATATTGCCGCTGAAGTCTATCATGGA TATGTTTTCTGGACTATTCTGACTAGTCTGGGGCTTGTAGTATGGT ACTTCCCGCTTTGGTACATGGGCATTTCAGGATACGAAGTTTTGGTCATGACAACGATTTCGCCCTTCATTCTGGCTAGCCGTTCAGCTCGGTCTCTTGTGGTGAACAACTTGCGCGCAGTACACCTTCTGTCACTCGCGGGCATCGCAGCCTATCTGGTTGAGGAACCCAGTTATCGCCTGTTTACGGTTGGATTTGGCGTTTTTATGTCGTGCTTGGGGTGGGCCGGTACTCTTTTTGCAGAGTCAGTTCACGAGGGCCGCCTTGAATCCAAGATCATGGGTTGGATGATTGGTCTTATTCTTTCATCTACTGCCAAGTTTGCGTGGTGGACGAATAACCCTATTTGGCCTATTATGCATGCTGCGAATGGCGGGTGGAACAACACTGGTCTTGTGCTGGGTGTTCTAGCCGCCCTCCGCTTCACCAGACGAGCACCCCTCGCTGCCGGTTTGGCTCCGCGGCCTGCCAAGAGTAGCTCGAGTTTCCTTTCGTCACTCGGTCTTGCTGGGTTGTTCTTTGGCCTCCACTCTTTGCTCTCTGATACCAGCACCATGATCCTCTGGGGATGGGAGGGTTATCCCATTCGTGGCCCATACTTCTCTACACACGGCTGGCTCACTGTTCTTGCTATGTCGCTGGGTCTGTTCGGCGGAGTCTGGCAGCCTAGGCTTGCAAGCAGCTGGGGGGTCTATATCATTGGTACCGTTGGTGCTATGTTTTTGACTTTCTTCAGCCATTGGTCCGGTTACTACGGCGCTCTAACGCTTGCTACCTACTTGATGGCATATTCTGTGCCCATTTTGACCCATGCAGCCAAGACAAATCCTGCAACAACTTTTGGCAACGGTTTCCTCATCTACAACTTCTTGGTACTCTTCCACGTTTGGGTTGTGGCATATGCCTTTGTTCCAGGTGGCCAACTCGTCCGTGAGCACACTGACTGGATCATGTACACGATGATGACCTGCATTGGTGCTGGCGTGTATGGCATCAACGCCTCAGGTCATCAACGGCAACCTTCGAAGCGGTCTGTGCCAACCCAGCAAAGGAAGTATTTTGGCGTTGCGACCATCTTGATCAATGttttcttcttgatctcggccTTCCAGCGGTTCCCTAGTAATAACTATCAGCCTTATCATGCTGATGACCGTATCCTCACTGCAGGTATTTGGACGATCCACTTTTCGTTTGACAACGATATGTGGGCATCAGAGTACCGTATGCGAGATCTCATTAAGGAATTGGAAATTGATGTCATCGGTCTTCTTGAGTCCGACAACCAGCGTATCATCATGGGTAACCGTGATGCTACGCAGTTCCTTGCTGAGGATCTCGGCATGTATGTCGACTACGGTCCTGGTCCCAATAAGCATACATGGGGTGCCGCTCTTCTGTCGAAGTTTCCCATCCTCAACTCGACGCATCACCTTCTACCTAGTCCTGTCGGTGAACTGGCTCCTGCTATCCATGCGACGCTGGATGTCTATGGTCAGCTCGTCGATGTATTTGTCTTCCATTCCGGGCAAGAAGAGGATCCTGAAGACCGACGCCTGCAGTCACTTTATCTCGCTGACCTCATGGGCTCGACCCCTCGGCCGGCATTCTTACTTAGCTATCTGGTCACAAAACCAAAGGAGGGTAACTACAACACTTATGTGAGCGAGAAGTCGGGTATGAAAGATGTAGATCCGTCAGATTGGGACCGATGGTGCGAATACATCCTTTTCAAGAGACTCAAACGTGTGGGATACGCGCGCGTGAGTCGCAGCTCGATTACCGATACGGAACTACAGgttgccaagttcaagatcCCTGAGTCCAAAGAGGAGATCGAGAAACTGGATGCCCAGCCAGATAAGGAGCGCAATCGCCGAGttaaggaggaggaggtccCTGAGGGTTGGAGATTCCCCGCAATGTTCCGAGGTGATGGCGTGCGAGAGCACAGATACCATGTGTTCAACGAGCCCAGGTATTTCAACTAG